The following are from one region of the Thermococcus cleftensis genome:
- the taw3 gene encoding tRNA(Phe) 7-((3-amino-3-carboxypropyl)-4-demethylwyosine(37)-N(4))-methyltransferase Taw3 produces the protein MKAKREALTSLFTAMRDGKVDEDIIDLLLLINSIKGIYTTSSCSGRIGILEEPALGAKPLSRWLIKVHREMTFEEADEALKKAEKGLIFLKSQPPIFHVVAEDLEKAKRLHELGLASGFKYTTFKVISNRYLVEINATEYLTAPLGRDGRILVGEEYLRFAVEVGNSMLKRSKGRLPRLGENFRKLRKELGKDELFYELAGKFEIEKERKLP, from the coding sequence ATGAAAGCCAAGCGCGAGGCGCTCACGAGTCTCTTCACGGCGATGAGAGATGGAAAAGTAGACGAGGACATTATAGACCTTCTCCTGCTCATCAACTCCATCAAGGGAATCTACACCACCTCCTCCTGCTCGGGGAGGATTGGAATCCTCGAAGAACCGGCCCTTGGCGCGAAACCCCTCTCAAGGTGGCTGATAAAGGTTCACCGCGAGATGACGTTTGAAGAGGCAGATGAAGCGCTCAAAAAGGCAGAAAAAGGACTCATCTTCCTCAAGAGCCAGCCCCCGATTTTCCACGTCGTCGCCGAGGACCTGGAGAAGGCAAAGAGACTGCACGAGCTCGGCCTGGCGAGCGGCTTCAAGTACACGACCTTCAAGGTAATTTCAAACCGCTACCTCGTCGAGATAAACGCCACCGAGTATTTGACGGCCCCGCTCGGCAGGGACGGGAGAATACTGGTAGGCGAAGAATACCTACGCTTCGCGGTTGAGGTAGGCAACTCGATGCTGAAACGCTCAAAGGGCAGGCTTCCGAGGCTTGGGGAAAACTTCAGAAAACTGAGGAAAGAGCTTGGCAAAGACGAGCTGTTCTACGAGCTGGCCGGGAAGTTCGAGATAGAAAAGGAACGGAAACTGCCTTGA